A region of Lichenibacterium dinghuense DNA encodes the following proteins:
- a CDS encoding manganese catalase family protein, whose protein sequence is MYYFDKRLQWPVKVEKPDPLFARQLQQAIGGVEGEIRVCMQYFFQAWGARGPTTKYRDMLLHTATEEIGHIEMLATAVALNLDKAPVTEQEAGAADGIVGSIMGGGDTKGVIEGMLHRHILSTGLAAYPADADGVPFNMSHIYASGNLAADMYCNVAAESTGRVLACRLYEATNDAGMREMLAFNVARDTMHQQQWLAVIEELGEKAHLPMPNSWDQSKETQKYSYAFFGSAADGTPPMAGRWTQGPSLDGKGEFSVMQNAPMGEEPVLGPARKDSFAQKEQM, encoded by the coding sequence ATGTATTACTTCGACAAGCGCCTGCAGTGGCCCGTCAAGGTCGAGAAGCCCGACCCGCTGTTCGCGCGCCAGCTCCAGCAGGCCATCGGCGGCGTCGAGGGCGAGATCCGCGTCTGCATGCAGTACTTCTTCCAGGCCTGGGGGGCCCGCGGCCCCACCACCAAGTACCGGGACATGCTGCTCCACACCGCGACCGAGGAGATCGGCCACATCGAGATGCTGGCGACCGCCGTGGCGCTGAACCTCGACAAGGCGCCCGTGACCGAGCAGGAGGCTGGCGCGGCGGACGGGATCGTCGGCTCCATCATGGGCGGCGGCGACACCAAGGGCGTCATTGAGGGGATGCTGCACCGCCACATCCTGTCGACGGGCCTCGCGGCCTATCCGGCGGACGCCGACGGCGTGCCCTTCAACATGTCGCACATCTACGCCAGCGGGAACCTCGCGGCCGACATGTACTGCAACGTCGCCGCGGAATCGACCGGCCGCGTGCTGGCCTGCCGGCTCTACGAGGCGACCAACGACGCCGGCATGCGCGAGATGCTGGCCTTCAACGTCGCGCGCGACACGATGCACCAGCAGCAGTGGCTGGCCGTGATCGAGGAGCTGGGCGAGAAGGCGCACCTGCCGATGCCCAACAGCTGGGACCAGTCCAAGGAGACGCAGAAGTACTCCTACGCCTTCTTCGGCTCGGCCGCGGACGGCACCCCGCCCATGGCGGGCCGCTGGACGCAGGGCCCGAGCCTCGACGGCAAGGGCGAGTTCTCCGTGATGCAGAACGCCCCCATGGGCGAGGAGCCCGTGCTCGGCCCGGCCCGCAAGGACAGCTTCGCCCAGAAGGAGCAGATGTGA